The following are encoded together in the Penicillium digitatum chromosome 3, complete sequence genome:
- a CDS encoding Dihydropteroate synthase yields the protein MSARAIQRAPPSASFVSHPGQIGRSLRLSPLVAAQTRRADYRLLHTSYRTFSPQSLGLLNQSQLKDTAQLTSGILARNGLSRRSISSLYLTPPVRDFSSAQAVNSKMNLKFPSPDTHRVFIALGSNVGDRVEMIEQACFEMDRAGIKVKRTSSLFETAPMYVLDQDPFINGVCEVETTLEPLDLLDALQSIEIDMGRKKLIDKGPRSIDLDILLYDQKIFSHERLNIPHNLMLERDFVLRPLSQLIPSEYPPLPGKNKQTYSTHLKALPPPEPTPISTTPISPLFPSLHATDPKRSTHVMAILNLTPDSFSDGGMHAPTDLNYIAETVRNFIASGATIIDVGGESTRPGSTPVGAAEEIARVVPAIKHIRTSIPEAANIAISIDTYRASVAEAACAAGADIVNDVSAGLLDPEMLPTVARIGKSVILMHMRGTPQTMTSLHEYPSGVIPEVAAELGARIAAAEDAGIRRWRIILDPGLGFAKIQTHDLEILRELPRLRAMPGLECFPWLMGPSRKRFIGHITGVKTPRERVWGTAATVSASVAGGADIVRVHDVQEMWQVTKVADAIYRV from the exons ATGAGTGCCAGGGCAATCCAGAGAGCCCCTCCCTCGGCATCGTTTGTTTCTCATCCTGGGCAAATTGGGAGGTCACTGAGACTTTCGCCGCTGGTTGCAGCTCAGACAAGGAGAGCTGATTATCGACTGTTACATACAAG TTACAGGACATTCTCGCCACAGAGCCTGG GGTTGCTTAATCAATCTCAACTGAAAGATACAGCCCAATTGACATCAGGAATTCTTGCCAGAAATGGTCTATCACGACGTTCAATAAGCTCGTTGTATTTGACCCCGCCTGTGAGGGATTTCTCCTCTGCGCAAGCAGTTAACTCCAAGATGAATCTGAAGTTCCCTAGTCCAGACACCCACCGGGTTTTCATTGCCCTGGGAAGCAATGTTGGAGACCGAGTAGAAATGATTGAGCAGGCTTGTTTTGAAATGGACCGAGCTGGTATCAAAGTGAAAAGGACAAGTTCATTGTTCGAGACCGCACCGATGTATgtgctggatcaagatcCCTTCATTAATGGTGTATGCGAG GTGGAAACAACCCTTGAGCCTCTGGATCTTTTGGATGCTCTTCAATCCATTGAGATTGATATGGGCAGAAAGAAGCTCATCGATAAAGGCCCCCGCTCTATTGACTTGGATATCCTACTATATGATCAGAAGATCTTCTCCCACGAGCGTCTCAACATCCCACACAATCTGATGCTTGAGCGAGACTTTGTATTGCGACCTCTCAGCCA ATTAATCCCAAGTGAATACCCCCCACTACCAGGGAAGAACAAGCAAACATACAGCACACATCTGAAGGCTCTCCCGCCACCAGAACCAACACCAATTTCAACAACGCCAATCTCACCACTGTTCCCATCCTTGCACGCAACAGACCCAAAGCGCAGCACTCACGTCATGGCAATCCTCAACCTAACGCCAGACTCCTTCTCCGACGGCGGCATGCACGCCCCAACAGACCTAAACTACATAGCAGAGACAGTACGCAATTTCATCGCCTCTGGCGCAACAATCATCGACGTCGGCGGTGAGAGTACCCGCCCCGGCTCAACACCAGTCGGTGCCGCCGAAGAGATCGCCCGCGTAGTACCAGCAATCAAGCACATCCGAACCTCCATCCCCGAAGCCGCCAACATCGCCATCAGCATCGACACCTACCGCGCCAGCGTAGCCGAAGCCGCCTGCGCCGCCGGCGCAGACATAGTCAACGACGTCTCAGCCGGCCTCCTTGACCCGGAAATGCTGCCGACAGTAGCGCGGATCGGCAAGTCCGTGATCCTAATGCACATGCGCGGCACGCCGCAGACGATGACGTCCCTGCACGAGTACCCGTCCGGCGTTATCCCTGAAGTGGCTGCTGAGCTGGGCGCGCGCATTGCGGCTGCTGAAGATGCTGGGATCCGGCGCTGGCGCATTATCCTCGATCCGGGTCTTGGCTTTGCGAAGATCCAGACGCATGATCTAGAGATTTTGCGGGAGTTGCCGAGGCTGCGTGCGATGCCGGGGCTTGAATGCTTCCCTTGGTTGATGGGTCCCAGTCGGAAGAGGTTCATTGGTCATATTACTGGGGTGAAGACGCCGCGGGAGCGCGTTTGGGGTACGGCTGCTACTGTCTCTGCTAGTGTGGCTGGTGGGGCGGATATTGTTCGTGTTCATGATGTCCAAGAGATGTGGCAGGTGACCAAGGTTGCGGATGCGATTTATCGTGTTTGA
- a CDS encoding GMC oxidoreductase, putative has product MGGGRLQIPKPLTDPENEKELCKERVLSMYHISGVCAMMPLEDGGDVDSRLKVWGLANTRVVDASIFPFEPRANILATVFAVAEKAAGIINQDLN; this is encoded by the coding sequence ATGGGTGGTGGGCGTCTCCAAATACCGAAACCTCTGACGGACCCAGAAAATGAAAAGGAGCTGTGCAAAGAGCGCGTCTTGTCTATGTACCATATCAGCGGTGTCTGTGCGATGATGCCGCTGGAAGATGGCGGTGATGTAGATTCTCGCTTGAAGGTGTGGGGCTTGGCTAATACCCGTGTTGTCGATGCAAGTATCTTTCCCTTCGAGCCGAGGGCGAATATCCTAGCGACTGTGTTTGCGGTTGCTGAGAAGGCGGCAGGTATCATCAACCAGGACCTGAACTAG
- a CDS encoding Oxidoreductase, 2-nitropropane dioxygenase family, putative: MASPQQIRTPLTDLLKINHPVLLAGMNVAAGPKLAAAVTNAGGLGVIGGLGYTPDMLREQIAELKSYLTDKNAPFGVDLLLPQVGGSARKTNYDYTKGKLGELVDVIIQEKTSLFVSAVGVPPKAVVEKLHGAGILCMNMIGHPKHVQKALDVGVDIICAQGGEGGGHTGDVPTTVLIPTVAKLVEGKKSPLTGQPVQVIAAGGLYNGNSVAAALMLGASAVWIGTRFILSDEAGASAAHQEAVRTSNFEDNIRTIIFTGRPLRVRKNPYIVNWEENRHEEIKQLTSKGIIPVEHDMENLPDDVDEETLDNARPFLMGKVAAVVNEKKSAKAIVDELVGDAAVLLRKGNKMVAKL, from the exons ATGGCGTCTCCTC AACAAATTCGCACCCCGCTCACTGATCTGCTCAAGATCAACCATCCCGTCCTGCTGGCAGGCATGAACGTGGCTGCGGGGCCCAAGCTGGCCGCCGCTGTCACCAACGCCGGTGGTCTCGGTGTGATCGGTGGTCTCGGCTACACCCCCGACATGCTGCGCGAACAAATCGCTGAACTCAAGAGCTACCTGACCGATAAGAACGCTCCCTTCGGTGTCGACCTACTCCTCCCCCAGGTTGGCGGCAGTGCCCGCAAGACCAA CTACGACTACACTAAGGGCAAGCTCGGGGAGCTCGTCGACGTTATCATTCAGGAAAAGACTAGCCTTTTTGTCTCCGCCGTCGGTGTGCCCCCCAAGGCTGTTGTTGAGAAGCTGCACGGTGCCGGCATCCTCTGCATGAACATGATCGGCCACCCCAAGCACGTCCAGAAGGCCCTGGATGTTGGCGTTGATATCATCTGCGCCCAGGGTGGTGAGGGTGGTGGTCACACCGGTGATGTCCCCACTACCGTCCTCATCCCCACTGTTGCCAAATTGGTCGAGGGCAAGAAGAGCCCTTTGACTGGCCAGCCCGTACAAGTCATCGCGGCCGGTGGTCTTTACAACGGTAACTCCGTTGCTGCTGCTCTTATGCTCGGCGCCTCCGCTGTCTGGATCGGTACCCGCTTCATCCTGTCTGATGAGGCCGGTGCCTCCGCCGCTCACCAAGAGGCTGTCCGCACTTCCAACTTCGAGGACAACATTCGTACTATCATCTTCACT GGTCGTCCTCTCCGTGTTCGCAAGAACCCTTACATCGTCAACTGGGAGGAGAACCGCCACGAGGAGATCAAACAGCTTACCTCCAAGGGCATCATCCCCGTCGAGCACGATATGGAGAACTTGCCCGATGATGTCGATGAAGAGACTTTGGACAATGCTCGTCCCTTTTTGATGGGCAAGGTTGCTGCCGTGGTTAACGAGAAGAAGTCTGCCAAGGCTATCGTTGACGAGCTCGTCGGAGATGCCGCTGTTCTGCTCCGGAAGGGCAATAAGATGGTTGCTAAGCTGTAA
- a CDS encoding GPI anchored cell wall protein, putative yields the protein MIFNVFLTGLLAAAAAALPHSARSGESGAVETRDSGSGSLQIVNNMGTDVYLWTTSSEAGSMETISTGGDYSEGWITNSDGGGISIKMSTSENEDSVLQFEYTQDGNTLYWDMSSINLDASSDFIKSGFTVVPSDSSCKTVSCPAGDVDCKDAYQLPDDVNTYSCSLSAGFTLTLG from the coding sequence ATGATTTTCAACGTCTTCCTTACCGGCCTTCtcgctgccgctgccgctgccCTTCCCCACTCCGCCCGATCCGGAGAATCCGGTGCCGTTGAGACCCGTGATTCCGGCAGCGGCAGTCTTCAGATCGTCAACAACATGGGTACCGACGTCTACCTATGGACCACCTCATCCGAGGCTGGGTCCATGGAAACTATCAGCACCGGAGGTGACTACAGCGAAGGCTGGATCACCAACTCCGACGGTGGCGGTATCTCCATCAAGATGTCTACCAGCGAGAATGAGGATAGCGTCCTTCAGTTTGAATACACTCAAGATGGTAACACCCTGTACTGGGACATGTCCTCCATCAACCTCGACGCGTCTTCCGACTTCATTAAGTCGGGCTTCACCGTCGTGCCCAGTGACTCCAGCTGCAAGACTGTTTCTTGTCCCGCTGGCGATGTGGACTGCAAGGATGCTTATCAGCTCCCAGATGACGTGAACACCTACTCTTGCTCTCTGAGCGCCGGTTTCACTCTGACTCTGGGATAA
- a CDS encoding uncharacterized protein (putative transposable element): protein MEGVLHTLLEIILCHPSGAQEPLGFLRVYKQIPWLGIELQKASVRAAQATGPFEPPELQALKQFKQQGCNVVPELLGFQSKKQDRGDIIPGGFVTYAIWKKVPGEPLDFTRFWNCTFS from the coding sequence ATGGAGGGGGTCCTGCATACGTTGCTGGAAATTATTCTGTGTCACCCCTCCGGTGCGCAAGAGCCCCTCGGGTTCTTGCGTGTCTATAAGCAGATACCCTGGCTTGGAATAGAATTGCAAAAGGCTTCAGTCCGAGCTGCCCAGGCTACTGGGCCTTTCGAGCCCCCAGAGCTCCAAGCCCTGAAGCAATTCAAGCAGCAAGGCTGTAACGTTGTTCCCGAGCTTCTTGGATTTCAGTCTAAGAAGCAGGATCGGGGAGATATCATACCGGGCGGATTTGTCACATATGCGATATGGAAGAAGGTGCCTGGCGAGCCTTTGGATTTCACCCGGTTCTGGAATTGCACTTTCTCGTAG
- a CDS encoding Mitochondrial inner membrane translocase subunit (TIM17), putative: protein MDHTRDPCPWVALSDFGGAFAMGAIGGAVWHGVKGFRNSPYGERRIGALTAIKARAPVLGGNFGCWGGLFSIYDCSIKGIRKKEDPYNAIIAGFFTGGSLAIRGGFKAARNSAIMCAVFLAVIEGVGIGFQRMMADNTKLELPPLPPSEQKALA from the exons ATGGATCACACGCGCGATCCCTGTCCCTGGGTTGCCCTAAGCGACTTCGGCGGTGCCTTCGCCATGGGTGCTATTGGTGGTGCTGTCTGGCACGGTGTTAAGGGATTCCGCAACAGTCCGTACGGCGAGCGCCGGATAGGTGCGCTCACCGCAATCAAAGCGCGCGCCCCCGTTCTCGGTGGTAACTTCGGCTGCTGGGGAGGTCTCTTCAGTATCTATGACTGTTCAATTAAGGGTATTCGCAAGAAGGAAGATCCTTATAATGCTATCATTGCTGGTTTCTTCACTGGTGGCTCCCTCGCTATCCGTGGTGGTTTTAAGGCTGCCCGAAACTCCGCTATCATGTGTGCCGTCTTCCTCGCGGTCATTGAGGGTGTCGGTATCGGTTTCCAGCGCATGATGGCCGATAACACAAAGCTTGAG CTTCCTCCCCTTCCTCCGTCGGAGCAGAAGGCCCTCGCTTAA
- a CDS encoding SNARE protein (Ufe1), putative, whose product MTDLTPTLNNLLSKQGSSISQPRNPCTETADEFLKEAYRINSHINSLLQYLQSIRHAYLSTTQPQRRNQSTRAPNPKNAPLTTQANLTDPERDAVDTSTALLLRDLATSIANLSSAEALRQETSSTLLHKRYGHSVAGALLWRWAGGSGALDGASDDNEGKSAEQVCAEESAQSLATIRESVLWFLRRGLERAVGVQRRMVEKRIERIREKEKSVLYKVAAGKTAGGSGGREGFVSVSERTGAGAGSAFDPTFQAPDAEVLSQADTARIEAQLSPEQLQLFAEENDSMLRHYEDTLGKVRNAEKSLLEISSLQETLVAHLATQEEHISQLLSDVDTTQSNVGRGNRELKRATERRSTAQAVFWGTVGLCTWLVVWDLVF is encoded by the exons ATGACCGACCTGACACCAACTCTCAACAACCTGCTCTCAAAGCAAGGTTCATCAATTTCCCAACCCAGAAATCCTTGCACAGAAACCGCCGACGAGTTCCTGAAGGAGGCATACCGAATT AACTCACACATAAACTCCCTCCTTCAATACCTCCAATCAATTCGCCACGCCTACCTCTCAACAACACAACCGCAACGCCGCAATCAAAGCACACGCGCTCCAAACCCTAAAAATGCACCCCTCACCACACAAGCAAACCTCACAGACCCCGAACGTGACGCAGTCGACACCTCAACAgccctcctcctccgcgACCTagcaacctcaattgcaaaCCTCTCCTCCGCCGAAGCCCTCCGCCAAGAAACATCCTCCACCCTCCTCCACAAGAGATACGGCCATTCCGTCGCGGGAGCCCTGCTCTGGCGCTGGGCCGGTGGAAGCGGTGCACTAGACGGCGCCAGCGATGACAACGAGGGTAAATCCGCTGAGCAGGTATGTGCAGAGGAAAGCGCGCAGTCGCTAGCGACCATTCGCGAGAGCGTGCTTTGGTTCCTGAGACGCGGGCTCGAGCGTGCTGTTGGCGTGCAGCGGCGGATGGTTGAGAAGCGGATTGAGAGAATAagagagaaggagaagagCGTACTTTATAAGGTTGCTGCGGGGAAGACTGCCGGTGGCAGTGGGGGGAGGGAAGGGTTTGTTTCTGTGTCGGAGAGAAcaggagctggagctgggaGTGCGTTCGATCCTACTTTCCAGGCGCCTGATGCAGAGGTTCTGAGTCAGGCGGACACCGCGCGGATCGAGGCGCAGCTTTCACCGGAGCAGTTGCAGCTTTTTGCTGAGGAGAATGATTCTATGCTGAGGCATTATGAGGATACGTTGGGGAAGGTCcg AAACGCAGAGAAATCCCTCCTTGAGATATCCTCTTTGCAGGAAACGCTTGTCGCTCATCTCGCTACGCAGGAAGAGCACATTTCTCAACTTCTTTCTGACGTGGATACAACGCAGTCGAATGTTGGGCGGGGAAATCGTGAGTTGAAGCGTGCTACGGAGCGACGGAGTACGGCGCAGGCTGTCTTCTGGGGTACTGTTGGGCTGTGTACCTGGCTTGTGGTTTGGGATTTGGTCTTTTAG
- a CDS encoding Octicosapeptide/Phox/Bem1p: MSLKQEIETWVQALDAYDHQEFEESLRCFNQIADTSKILFNCGVIYATLGEHHKAVECYQRAVGLDRYLAIAYFQQGVSNFLIGDFEEALANFNDTLLYLRGNTSIDYDQLGLRFRLFSCEVLFNRGLCYIYLRQTIPGMQDLEYAAKEKVTPDHDVIDDAIRENADGYTVFSIPVGVVYRPNAAKVKNLKTKDYLGKARLVAASDRNQSSDHHWSPMVIDKEALQGREGVSFAASNLVRQNLSRTRQLSEPPLNRNVFPPTPPPDDRSISTASSHHRTSSLRNVRPPRLDLDRAGARLDRRPCPQEQSSTEKPRVGTTRTAPEPRGPSSRPTNTRGYPPDRRHRNSSSREQADHHRNLSDTSPNTTYAPEPDYNHTDPYDSYSSQRNLATTGWGRGSRPQPPQCIDEEEESNSDACDSTSFNDGAFELIAGPTAGPSQSLQPPHTRSPTSNSHHANPRRPEIQKIRVKVHAPVDTRYIMIGLSVEFGEFENRIREKFGFKCPLKMKVQDDGDMITMIDQEDLDLLVSSAKEVARREGSDMGKFEIWVEERSMI; encoded by the exons ATGTCGCTCAAACAA GAAATCGAAACATGGGTGCAAGCCCTTGATGCCTATGATCACCAAGAATTCGAAGAGTCCCTGCGGTGCTTCAATCAGATTGCCGACACATCAAAGATCTTGTTCAACTGCGGAGTGATCTATGCAACCCTAGGCGAGCATCATAAAGCA GTAGAATGCTATCAACGTGCTGTCGGCCTAGACCGGTATCTGGCAATCGCTTACTTCCAGCAAGGTGTATCTAATTTCTTGATCGGGGACTTCGAAGAAGCGTTGGCCAATTTCAACGATACCTTGCTGTATCTGCGAGGAAATACGTCCATTGACTATGATCAGCTAGGCCTTCGATTCCGCTTATTTTCATGCGAAGTCTTGTTTAATCGGGGTCTCTGCTATATCTACCTCCGGCAAACGATCCCAGGCATGCAGGACCTTGAGTATGCAGCCAAGGAAAAGGTTACTCCAGACCACGATGTGATTGACGATGCTATTCGCGAGAATGCAGAT GGCTATACCGTCTTCTCGATTCCAGTGGGAGTTGTCTATCGTCCCAACGCGGCCAAAGTGAAGAACCTCAAGACCAAAGATTACCTGGGCAAGGCTCGACTAGTTGCCGCATCGGACCGCAATCAATCCTCAGATCACCACTGGAGTCCGATGGTCATCGACAAAGAAGCCCTCCAAGGTCGCGAGGGAGTCTCCTTCGCCGCATCCAACTTGGTCCGCCAAAACCTCAGCCGCACTCGCCAGCTATCCGAACCCCCCCTGAACCGCAACGTATTCCccccaacaccaccaccagatGACCGATCCATCAGCACAGCATCCAGCCACCACCGAACGTCATCTCTCCGAAACGTGCGCCCACCACGTCTAGACCTCGATCGCGCAGGCGCCAGACTAGACCGCCGACCCTGTCCACAAGAGCAATCATCCACCGAGAAGCCACGAGTAGGAACGACGCGAACAGCCCCAGAGCCGCGTGGGCCATCCTCACGACCGACGAACACGCGCGGATACCCCCCGGACCGCCGCCATCGAAACAGCTCGTCCCGCGAACAAGCCGACCACCACAGAAACCTCAGCGACACAAGCCCAAACACCACTTACGCACCAGAACCCGACTACAACCACACAGACCCGTATGATTCATACTCCAGCCAGCGCAACCTAGCAACCACCGGATGGGGCCGGGGATCCCGCCCCCAACCGCCGCAATGCAtcgacgaagaggaagaatcCAACAGCGACGCATGCGATTCGACATCCTTCAACGACGGCGCTTTCGAGCTCATCGCCGGTCCAACGGCTGGTCCGAGCCAGTCCCTGCAACCACCCCACACTCGTTCTCCGACAAGCAACTCACACCATGCGAATCCGCGAAGACCGGAGATTCAGAAGATTAGAGTAAAAGTACACGCTCCCGTTGACACTAGGTATATCATGATCGGGCTGAGCGTTGAGTTTGGGGAATTCGAGAACCGGATTCGGGAAAAGTTCGGGTTCAAGTGTCCTCTGAAGATGAAGGTGCAGGACGACGGGGATATGATTACCATGATCGATCAGGAAGATTTGGATCTGCTGGTAAGTTCGGCAAAGGAGGTTGCTCGACGGGAGGGAAGTGATATGGGGAAGTTCGAG ATCTGGGTGGAAGAGCGCTCGATGATTTGA